In one Brevibacillus choshinensis genomic region, the following are encoded:
- a CDS encoding sugar-binding transcriptional regulator, translated as MRRLLELQQKLVPDLIQVLRERYMLLRSIYHLQPIGRRGLAQAMNTTERILRAEVDLLKETGLLHVTAAGMSLSDEGIRVLDDMEPLVGELFGLTDLAERLQQKLGIAEVIVVQGNADLSPWVKEELGRVGARVLKQVVQEGDIVAVTGGSSIASVAKHLSPSAAFRTVQFVPARGGLGERVELQANTLASAMAAKTGASYRLLHVPDRLHPEALQTLVKEPQVQDVLTLLRDTRIVLHGIGDAITMARRRNYSEEELQELDATGAVSEAFGYYFNEAGETVHRMPTIGLQLEEVHKAETVLSIAGGESKAKAILSFAKQSCQNVLITDEGAARSLLST; from the coding sequence ATGCGCCGATTACTGGAGTTGCAACAAAAGCTGGTGCCCGACTTGATTCAGGTGTTGCGTGAGCGGTACATGCTACTGCGCTCGATCTATCATCTGCAGCCGATTGGACGCAGGGGGTTGGCTCAAGCCATGAATACCACCGAGCGGATTTTGCGAGCGGAGGTAGACCTGTTAAAGGAAACCGGGCTGCTACATGTGACCGCGGCTGGCATGAGTCTCAGTGACGAGGGAATTCGTGTGCTGGACGATATGGAGCCTTTGGTAGGTGAATTGTTTGGTCTGACAGATCTGGCTGAACGCCTGCAACAAAAGCTCGGTATCGCGGAAGTCATCGTCGTTCAAGGCAATGCTGACCTATCACCGTGGGTCAAGGAGGAGCTGGGACGCGTAGGGGCACGTGTCCTCAAGCAGGTCGTACAAGAAGGCGACATCGTCGCTGTGACAGGAGGCTCTTCTATTGCTAGTGTAGCCAAACATCTGTCTCCATCTGCAGCGTTTCGCACCGTACAATTTGTACCTGCGCGTGGCGGATTAGGAGAACGAGTGGAGCTGCAGGCCAATACGCTTGCCTCCGCGATGGCGGCCAAGACGGGAGCTTCCTACCGTCTGCTACACGTACCGGATCGTCTCCATCCAGAAGCCTTGCAGACATTGGTCAAGGAGCCACAAGTACAGGATGTCCTCACGCTCCTGCGCGACACGCGGATTGTCTTGCATGGTATCGGTGACGCGATCACGATGGCGAGAAGGCGTAACTACTCCGAAGAAGAGCTCCAGGAGCTCGATGCCACTGGGGCAGTATCCGAAGCATTTGGTTACTACTTTAATGAAGCAGGAGAAACGGTCCATCGCATGCCGACCATCGGTTTGCAGCTAGAAGAAGTGCATAAAGCGGAAACGGTGCTCTCCATTGCGGGGGGCGAGAGCAAAGCAAAAGCGATTCTTTCCTTTGCCAAGCAGTCGTGTCAGAATGTACTTATCACGGATGAAGGGGCTGCCAGGTCTCTGTTATCCACATGA
- a CDS encoding glutaredoxin family protein: MGNERAFDIVLYGRKKCHLCDEVELMIRALAEELPLRLQVVDIESNPSLHEEMMLVIPVVEIDGEIVFRSISHVVTFPELRQELISRVNR; the protein is encoded by the coding sequence TTGGGAAATGAAAGGGCGTTTGACATAGTCCTCTATGGAAGGAAAAAATGTCATCTGTGCGACGAGGTGGAGCTCATGATCCGCGCTTTGGCGGAGGAGCTCCCCCTTCGTTTGCAGGTGGTTGATATTGAGAGTAATCCATCTCTTCACGAGGAAATGATGCTGGTGATTCCGGTTGTCGAGATCGACGGAGAAATCGTGTTTCGCTCCATCTCGCACGTAGTGACGTTCCCGGAGCTCAGGCAGGAGCTGATCAGTCGAGTAAACAGGTAA
- the rpoN gene encoding RNA polymerase factor sigma-54 — protein MNMGLGLFQEQTLKLVMTPELRQAITILQYSAIDLISYLQEQANENPVIDLEAPREIATAKAEKPTPEIDWKEIVGNRASGEYTVSKNESTYNPLDYVQQGADTLYEHLESQLGYVKGFSPLQRKIALFLIGNLDEKGYLEVTLEEAGEKLGAELLEIEDVLSVLQHFDPVGVAARSLEECLLLQLEHLALDDEKIVQVVRFHLQDLADKRYQRIADKVGCTPQDVQTMADLVRTLNPRPGAAYSRVETRYVIPDVAVEKVGNEYVVLVNDIATPRLKINSFYEKMLSQQKSQEEAKQFIHEKLNAAMWLAKSLEQRRLTLMRVTQAIVEMQQDFFDRGVHYLKPMTQKEIAERVNLHESTISRATSNKYVQTPRGIFELKYFFTSALSTSNGESTSSESVKRRIKALIEQEDRKAPLSDQKLGEMLQSEGIEISRRTVAKYREEMMIPSSAKRKRF, from the coding sequence TGACGCCAGAGTTGCGTCAGGCAATTACCATATTGCAGTATTCCGCCATCGATCTGATTTCCTACTTGCAGGAGCAGGCAAACGAGAACCCGGTCATTGATCTGGAAGCACCTCGTGAAATTGCCACGGCAAAAGCGGAAAAGCCGACACCGGAAATCGACTGGAAGGAAATTGTAGGGAATCGGGCATCTGGCGAGTACACTGTATCCAAAAATGAAAGCACTTACAATCCTCTTGATTATGTTCAGCAAGGTGCGGATACCTTGTATGAGCATCTGGAGAGCCAACTAGGGTATGTAAAAGGATTTTCACCGCTGCAAAGAAAGATTGCCCTGTTTTTGATTGGGAACCTGGATGAAAAGGGCTATCTGGAAGTCACACTTGAGGAAGCGGGCGAAAAGCTGGGGGCAGAGCTGCTAGAGATTGAAGATGTGCTGTCCGTTTTGCAGCATTTTGACCCGGTAGGTGTGGCAGCGCGTAGTCTGGAGGAATGTTTGCTGCTGCAGCTGGAGCATCTGGCACTCGATGATGAAAAGATTGTGCAAGTGGTGCGCTTCCATCTGCAGGACCTGGCGGATAAACGCTATCAACGTATTGCTGATAAAGTGGGATGTACGCCACAGGATGTACAGACGATGGCAGATCTGGTTCGTACCCTAAATCCACGTCCAGGTGCAGCGTATTCCCGTGTAGAGACGCGTTATGTCATTCCGGATGTGGCCGTAGAAAAAGTAGGGAACGAGTATGTCGTCCTAGTCAATGACATTGCCACGCCACGCTTGAAGATCAACAGCTTTTACGAAAAAATGTTGAGCCAGCAAAAGAGTCAGGAAGAAGCCAAGCAATTTATCCATGAAAAGCTCAATGCAGCGATGTGGCTGGCGAAAAGTTTGGAGCAACGCAGATTGACGCTGATGCGAGTGACGCAGGCCATCGTGGAAATGCAGCAAGACTTTTTCGATCGCGGCGTCCATTATCTCAAGCCGATGACGCAAAAGGAAATCGCTGAACGGGTAAACCTGCACGAATCCACCATCAGCCGGGCAACGAGCAACAAATACGTTCAGACGCCACGGGGTATTTTCGAGCTGAAGTATTTCTTTACCTCCGCACTTTCCACCTCCAATGGAGAATCGACTTCATCGGAGAGCGTCAAGCGTAGGATCAAGGCTCTGATCGAACAGGAGGATCGGAAAGCACCGCTGTCTGATCAAAAGCTCGGAGAAATGCTGCAGAGTGAGGGTATTGAAATATCTCGCCGTACGGTTGCGAAATATCGGGAAGAAATGATGATTCCGTCCTCGGCGAAACGAAAGAGGTTTTAG